A genomic stretch from Mesomycoplasma neurolyticum includes:
- a CDS encoding dihydrofolate reductase, with translation MIIAIWAMTKDGLIGKDNQMPWYIKEEFQHFRNTTLNKTLLMGKNTFFSLPKILDNRKMFVLSHEKDFKIDHPDVEVVYDYKELIKKYKNNPNEDLYITGGLYVYQQLIPLCDKLIVSIVEGNYEGNKYLKVDFSNFYQHKDPVKYQKFTVFYYKKK, from the coding sequence ATGATTATAGCAATTTGAGCAATGACAAAAGATGGTTTGATTGGTAAAGACAACCAAATGCCATGATATATTAAGGAGGAATTTCAACATTTTCGTAATACAACTTTAAACAAAACATTATTAATGGGAAAAAATACATTTTTTTCATTGCCTAAAATTTTAGATAATAGAAAAATGTTTGTTTTATCACATGAAAAAGATTTTAAAATAGACCACCCAGATGTAGAGGTTGTTTATGACTATAAAGAATTAATAAAAAAATATAAAAATAATCCAAATGAAGACCTTTATATCACAGGTGGATTGTATGTATACCAACAATTAATTCCTCTATGTGATAAATTAATTGTTTCAATTGTTGAAGGAAATTATGAAGGTAATAAATATTTAAAAGTAGATTTTAGTAATTTTTATCAACACAAAGATCCTGTTAAATATCAAAAATTTACTGTTTTTTATTATAAGAAAAAATAA
- the thyA gene encoding thymidylate synthase yields the protein MKQYHDFLKWIIKNGQHKKNRTSIDTISAFGYQMRFNLNKGFPLVTTKKTNFNAIVHELLWFMKGSTNIKYLVDNNVNIWNEWPYENYKKSSKFQGESLNEFISKIKNDDNFANEFGDLGPVYGKQWRNFLGIDQLKETVEEIKKNPNSRRLIVSSWNPTEIKDMMLPPCHTLFQFYVSNNKLSCQLYQRSADAFLGVPFNIASYALLTILIANECNLELGDFVHTIGDAHIYVNHIEQVNLQLTRVPKKLPIVSINTNKNIFNIKFEDIELKNYKHDSIIKGEVAV from the coding sequence ATGAAACAATATCATGATTTTTTAAAATGAATTATAAAAAATGGACAACATAAAAAAAATAGAACATCGATTGATACAATTAGTGCTTTTGGTTACCAAATGCGTTTTAATTTAAATAAAGGCTTTCCTTTGGTGACGACAAAAAAAACTAATTTTAATGCAATAGTACATGAATTACTTTGATTTATGAAAGGTAGTACAAATATTAAATATTTAGTAGATAATAATGTGAATATTTGAAACGAATGACCATATGAAAATTACAAAAAAAGTTCGAAATTTCAAGGCGAAAGTTTAAATGAATTCATTAGCAAAATTAAAAACGATGATAATTTTGCTAATGAATTTGGTGATTTAGGTCCTGTGTATGGTAAGCAATGAAGAAATTTTTTAGGAATTGATCAACTAAAAGAAACAGTTGAAGAAATTAAAAAAAATCCTAATTCTAGAAGATTAATTGTTTCTTCATGAAATCCCACTGAAATCAAAGACATGATGCTCCCACCTTGTCATACATTATTTCAGTTTTACGTATCAAACAATAAATTATCATGTCAACTTTATCAAAGAAGTGCAGATGCTTTTTTAGGTGTTCCTTTTAACATTGCATCATATGCATTATTAACTATTTTAATTGCAAATGAATGTAATTTAGAACTTGGTGATTTTGTCCATACAATTGGTGATGCTCATATTTATGTAAATCATATTGAACAAGTAAATCTTCAGTTAACAAGAGTACCAAAAAAATTACCAATTGTTTCAATTAATACAAATAAAAACATTTTCAATATTAAATTCGAAGATATTGAACTAAAAAATTATAAACATGATTCAATAATAAAAGGAGAAGTAGCTGTTTAA